A single region of the Lactobacillus xylocopicola genome encodes:
- a CDS encoding MerR family transcriptional regulator — translation MKISEVAEKVELTPVTLRYYEKVGLLPNVKRKNGVRHFAESDLEWINFIKCMRQVKIPVKDLVVYTELLQQGTDTKPLRRQILVDELHRLEEDKRTIQQSIERLKAKIDLYDQGKIK, via the coding sequence ATGAAAATTTCTGAAGTGGCAGAAAAAGTTGAGTTGACACCGGTAACCCTGCGATACTATGAAAAAGTTGGCTTGTTGCCAAATGTCAAAAGAAAAAATGGTGTACGCCACTTTGCTGAAAGTGACTTGGAGTGGATTAATTTCATCAAATGTATGCGCCAAGTAAAGATTCCGGTTAAGGACTTGGTTGTTTACACCGAGCTCTTGCAGCAGGGTACTGATACCAAGCCGCTTAGACGACAAATTCTGGTTGACGAATTACACCGTCTGGAAGAAGATAAACGGACTATCCAACAATCCATCGAGCGTTTGAAAGCTAAAATCGATCTGTACGATCAGGGCAAGATTAAGTAA
- a CDS encoding carboxymuconolactone decarboxylase family protein, producing the protein MTTEIEMQYHDLIKSFLADVNTNCASHLHKDRVLIPIIASITQGITTALADQVETCLAAGIEPEILLEVVYQLTPVAGTLKVQQALPAIQAVLTKHQFRPSPSATNADENYGASIQADLYGTEIKNLLKDLPDEAGDFVPQALTNHFFNDFYNRSRLDVRDRERYELLALITLNVDFQIKAHARGSLRAGNSESELVWATIQLLPYIGFPLVINSVQVIHQAVSQSK; encoded by the coding sequence TTGACTACAGAAATTGAAATGCAATATCATGACTTAATCAAATCATTTTTGGCTGATGTGAACACTAATTGTGCTAGCCACTTGCACAAAGATCGGGTACTGATTCCGATAATTGCAAGTATTACCCAGGGAATAACTACAGCACTCGCTGACCAAGTTGAAACCTGCTTGGCTGCTGGCATTGAGCCGGAGATCTTACTGGAGGTGGTCTACCAGCTAACTCCAGTTGCCGGAACCCTTAAGGTGCAACAGGCACTACCGGCAATTCAAGCGGTCTTGACTAAGCATCAATTCAGACCCAGCCCGAGCGCTACTAATGCAGATGAGAATTATGGTGCTAGTATTCAAGCAGACTTATATGGTACTGAAATCAAGAACTTATTAAAAGACTTGCCTGACGAAGCAGGCGACTTTGTTCCCCAGGCACTGACCAACCATTTCTTCAATGACTTTTATAACCGTAGCCGCTTAGACGTGCGTGACCGCGAACGCTATGAATTGCTCGCCCTCATCACCCTAAACGTTGACTTTCAAATCAAGGCCCACGCGCGAGGCAGTCTGAGGGCTGGTAACAGTGAAAGCGAGCTGGTTTGGGCAACTATCCAGTTGCTACCTTACATTGGCTTTCCCCTGGTCATCAACAGTGTGCAGGTTATCCATCAAGCAGTCAGCCAAAGCAAATAA
- a CDS encoding SDR family oxidoreductase, with amino-acid sequence MSLTNKVIVITGGSSGIGAATAKLAVEAGAKVVIGARKEADLQKVVAATQSENILYQVTDVTQPDQVKALINLAINNFGRLDVLYNNAGIMPQGNLIEAKTASWQKMLNINVMGVLNGIAAALPLMKEQGHGLIMATDSVAGHVLYPGSAVYNGSKFAVRAIMEGLRQEEHNNGIKTGTISPGAVRTNLLSTTEDDQIRDLYERSNQAPNGSLAAEDVARAAIFMMDQPEGVDINEILVRPTGQGI; translated from the coding sequence ATGAGTTTAACAAACAAGGTAATTGTGATTACTGGTGGCTCTTCCGGGATAGGTGCAGCTACTGCTAAACTGGCAGTTGAAGCTGGTGCCAAGGTAGTCATTGGTGCTCGCAAAGAAGCTGACCTGCAAAAGGTCGTAGCAGCGACTCAAAGTGAAAATATCTTGTATCAGGTAACCGATGTAACCCAACCGGACCAAGTCAAGGCCCTCATCAACCTGGCAATCAATAATTTTGGCCGCCTTGACGTGTTATACAACAATGCGGGAATTATGCCTCAGGGCAACCTCATCGAGGCTAAAACTGCCAGCTGGCAAAAGATGTTGAATATTAACGTGATGGGGGTCCTAAACGGGATTGCAGCAGCTTTGCCGCTCATGAAAGAACAGGGACACGGGCTTATTATGGCAACGGATTCGGTGGCGGGACACGTCCTCTATCCTGGATCTGCTGTCTATAATGGCAGCAAGTTTGCCGTCCGGGCCATCATGGAGGGCTTACGTCAGGAAGAACACAATAACGGGATTAAGACTGGGACTATTTCGCCTGGCGCGGTTCGCACTAACCTGCTGTCAACGACCGAGGACGATCAAATTAGAGATCTCTATGAGCGTTCCAACCAGGCACCAAACGGTTCTTTGGCCGCTGAAGACGTTGCCCGCGCTGCCATCTTTATGATGGACCAACCAGAAGGCGTTGACATCAACGAAATTCTCGTCAGACCAACTGGCCAAGGAATTTAG
- a CDS encoding cyclophilin-like fold protein has protein sequence MTKKKVALFIATFMVIVIGVRVFGTLPQNNKNSPFSDISLAKKVKKNKRSSKKMNQYLKIKVGKTVLTAKLADNSSAKALSQKLQKKSLTLRFHDFGNFEKVGDLPWSLPQNNEQMTTKPGDITLYQGNQLSLYYDHNSWSLTKIARIINSSQSDLKNILGKKDVTVKLAL, from the coding sequence ATGACAAAGAAAAAAGTAGCGCTTTTCATCGCTACATTTATGGTAATAGTTATCGGGGTGAGGGTCTTTGGCACCTTACCTCAAAATAATAAAAATTCACCGTTCAGCGACATTTCACTCGCCAAAAAGGTGAAAAAGAACAAGAGGTCCTCCAAAAAAATGAATCAGTATTTAAAAATCAAAGTTGGTAAAACAGTTCTAACTGCTAAGTTGGCAGATAATTCCTCTGCCAAGGCACTAAGCCAAAAATTGCAAAAGAAAAGCCTAACGCTGAGATTTCACGATTTTGGCAATTTCGAAAAAGTCGGCGATTTACCCTGGTCTTTACCACAAAATAACGAGCAAATGACTACCAAACCAGGAGACATTACGCTTTACCAGGGCAACCAATTATCTCTTTATTACGATCACAATTCTTGGAGTTTGACCAAGATTGCCAGAATTATAAATAGCAGTCAAAGCGACTTGAAAAATATCCTGGGTAAAAAAGATGTGACGGTCAAACTGGCTTTATAA
- a CDS encoding alpha/beta hydrolase, whose product MTKKSKITITSLAAVILLVILSYLLINNSHQDSAKQIDTPTIFVHGWGSSYHAEESMVRYARNHGASNSVIRADVSPAGKVKLIGTIKKGAVNPIVEANLENNKSVTGSESDPGKAYSKSSRYVKAIVTALQKKYRFKKINLVGHSMGNLQIIYYLRNNLGTSKMPKLNKLVAIAGHYNGLVREPNSSLKVNQNGSPQKMSASYRRLLSLRQNFPRNARVLNIYGDTGRGSDGTVPINSSRTLRYLVGSRARSYQEKEFHGPNAQHSKLHENEQVDRVLIKFLWSK is encoded by the coding sequence ATGACCAAAAAAAGCAAAATCACCATTACCAGCCTCGCGGCCGTAATTCTACTTGTAATCTTATCCTACCTGCTAATCAATAACTCTCACCAAGACTCAGCCAAGCAGATTGATACACCAACTATTTTTGTTCACGGTTGGGGCAGCAGTTACCATGCCGAGGAAAGTATGGTGCGTTATGCGCGCAACCACGGCGCTAGCAACAGCGTTATTCGGGCCGATGTTAGCCCCGCAGGAAAAGTAAAGTTGATTGGCACCATTAAAAAAGGCGCTGTTAATCCCATCGTTGAGGCTAACCTGGAAAACAACAAAAGTGTTACTGGCAGCGAAAGTGATCCGGGAAAAGCTTATAGCAAGAGTAGCCGCTACGTTAAAGCAATCGTAACAGCGCTACAAAAAAAGTATCGCTTCAAAAAAATAAACTTGGTTGGACACTCGATGGGTAACTTGCAAATTATCTATTACTTGCGCAACAACCTTGGTACCAGCAAGATGCCTAAGCTCAACAAGCTAGTAGCCATCGCTGGCCACTATAATGGCCTTGTTCGCGAGCCGAACTCATCATTAAAAGTTAATCAGAATGGTTCACCGCAAAAAATGAGCGCCAGTTACCGGCGACTGCTAAGCTTGCGGCAGAACTTTCCCCGCAATGCTCGCGTATTAAATATTTACGGCGATACGGGTAGGGGCAGTGACGGCACTGTACCTATTAACTCATCCCGGACGCTGCGCTACCTAGTTGGTTCACGGGCTCGCTCTTACCAAGAAAAAGAATTTCATGGTCCTAATGCTCAACACAGTAAGCTACATGAAAATGAACAAGTTGATCGCGTACTGATTAAGTTCCTTTGGTCCAAGTAG
- a CDS encoding ABC transporter ATP-binding protein → MLIEIENLSKQYQKVISARLFHKQYQEFDAVKGVSLNINPGERVGLVGLNGSGKSTLIKLILGILQPSQGQVKTFGSDPIANRQKNARKIGVVFGQRSQLRWDLPAMDTFKLNRELYQVSEKDFTQRVAQLSRLLDAGDFLLQPVRNLSLGQRMKAEFIAALIHDPELIILDEPTIGLDVLSKNSIVNFLQTLTDKTILFTSHDLDEVEKVCSRIVILNQGRLVLNKDSQELADLAVPATITFASKTSSYDDLTARWPLERLDNGDYQLANVSQKDIKRILSELTAAIPIDHIEVKSGKLEYLLAHTATAGVNQ, encoded by the coding sequence GTGCTAATTGAAATCGAAAACCTTTCCAAGCAATATCAAAAAGTAATCTCGGCCAGGTTATTCCACAAGCAGTACCAAGAATTTGATGCGGTCAAGGGAGTTTCACTGAATATTAACCCCGGTGAGCGGGTTGGACTTGTTGGGCTGAATGGCTCTGGCAAGTCAACCCTGATTAAGCTGATCTTGGGGATTTTGCAGCCTAGCCAGGGACAAGTCAAGACTTTTGGCAGTGATCCGATTGCCAACCGGCAAAAAAATGCCAGAAAAATCGGGGTTGTATTTGGGCAAAGGAGCCAGCTCCGCTGGGACTTACCGGCAATGGATACTTTCAAGTTAAACCGCGAGCTTTACCAAGTTTCTGAAAAGGACTTTACCCAAAGGGTAGCCCAGCTCAGCCGGTTGCTTGATGCTGGTGATTTTTTGCTACAGCCAGTCCGTAACCTCAGCTTGGGTCAGCGGATGAAGGCTGAATTCATTGCAGCCCTGATTCACGATCCCGAGCTAATTATTTTAGATGAACCAACGATTGGTCTAGATGTGCTCAGTAAGAATAGCATTGTTAACTTTTTACAAACACTAACCGATAAGACTATTCTGTTTACCTCGCATGACCTGGATGAGGTGGAAAAAGTCTGTTCCAGAATCGTTATCCTTAATCAAGGCCGCCTGGTACTGAATAAGGACAGTCAGGAATTAGCGGACTTGGCAGTCCCGGCTACCATTACCTTTGCCAGTAAGACCAGCTCTTATGATGATTTGACTGCGCGCTGGCCGCTTGAGCGCCTTGATAATGGTGACTATCAATTGGCTAATGTTAGTCAAAAGGACATCAAGCGAATTTTGAGCGAACTGACCGCTGCGATTCCCATCGACCATATCGAAGTGAAGAGTGGTAAGTTGGAATATTTGCTTGCACACACTGCGACAGCGGGGGTCAATCAATGA
- a CDS encoding ABC transporter ATP-binding protein — protein MTNKSIIEMREVCKIYQSGNEQVYAANNLNLKITDGELVVIVGASGAGKTTLLNLLGGMDTVSSGEINVNGVMISNYSEKKLSLYRRNDVGFVFQFYNLISNLTTLENVEFSSSFAKNPLDPQKILQEIGLGKKFASFPTELSGGQQQRVAIARAIAKNPLLLLCDEPTGALDFKTSKEVLSLLANFNKTYQKTVIIITHNSVLAQMADKVVKIKDGKIANIAINKNKMPVEKLEW, from the coding sequence ATGACAAACAAGTCAATTATTGAAATGAGAGAAGTTTGTAAGATCTATCAAAGCGGTAATGAGCAAGTGTATGCGGCCAATAATCTTAATTTAAAGATTACCGATGGGGAATTAGTAGTTATTGTTGGTGCCAGTGGTGCAGGTAAAACAACGCTATTAAACCTATTAGGAGGAATGGATACGGTTTCATCTGGTGAGATTAACGTTAACGGTGTCATGATTAGTAATTATTCGGAAAAGAAGTTGTCGTTATACCGGCGTAATGATGTCGGTTTTGTCTTTCAATTTTACAACTTGATTTCTAATCTGACGACGCTAGAAAACGTTGAATTTTCTAGTAGTTTTGCTAAGAATCCGCTCGATCCCCAAAAAATATTGCAAGAAATTGGGTTAGGTAAAAAGTTCGCTTCCTTTCCAACGGAACTTTCTGGTGGCCAACAGCAACGCGTTGCCATTGCCAGAGCAATTGCTAAAAATCCCCTTTTATTACTATGTGATGAACCAACTGGTGCACTTGACTTTAAAACCAGTAAGGAAGTTTTAAGCCTACTGGCTAATTTTAATAAGACCTATCAAAAGACTGTCATTATTATTACGCACAATTCGGTGCTTGCCCAAATGGCGGATAAGGTAGTTAAAATCAAAGACGGTAAAATTGCCAATATTGCTATCAATAAAAATAAAATGCCAGTCGAAAAATTGGAATGGTAG
- a CDS encoding ABC-2 family transporter protein — MKYRLILFKIGLKKGLASKYALLFYLVSALISLTVQYFLWKAVLAGKPVSEFKQTFSYLILMQLLAILFPKTSYDVDDKVRSGDIALDLLKPVTLATQLFWEGAGYSVAKLLIVGLVDVLIYLWVLDFQVTLIMVVMVAVAAALAYLLYFELELLLGLWSFYAYSIWGISAFKEAILLILAGNVFPAYFYPQALKTLAAYLPFQYSFGAVGLLAQHPTVPLFGQIIVIQLLYIALFALLFKLLYQHAVSVTVIQGG, encoded by the coding sequence ATGAAATACCGCTTGATTTTGTTCAAGATCGGACTTAAAAAAGGTCTCGCCTCGAAGTATGCTCTCTTGTTTTACCTCGTTTCTGCCTTAATTTCACTTACTGTGCAGTACTTCTTGTGGAAAGCCGTCTTAGCGGGTAAACCCGTGAGTGAATTTAAGCAAACATTTAGCTATCTGATTTTGATGCAGTTATTAGCGATTTTGTTTCCTAAGACAAGTTATGATGTCGATGACAAGGTGCGCTCCGGTGATATTGCGCTTGATCTGCTCAAGCCGGTTACCCTGGCAACACAATTGTTTTGGGAAGGTGCCGGTTATTCGGTTGCCAAGTTGTTGATTGTGGGACTTGTGGACGTGCTTATCTACTTATGGGTTTTGGACTTTCAGGTAACGCTGATTATGGTCGTAATGGTAGCAGTAGCAGCGGCTTTAGCTTATCTTTTGTACTTTGAGTTGGAGTTGCTCCTTGGTCTATGGTCATTTTATGCTTATAGCATCTGGGGGATTTCAGCCTTTAAGGAGGCTATTCTGCTAATTTTGGCCGGTAATGTCTTTCCCGCCTACTTCTATCCGCAGGCGTTAAAAACCTTGGCGGCTTACCTGCCTTTTCAATATTCGTTTGGAGCAGTTGGCCTGCTGGCGCAGCATCCGACGGTGCCCTTATTTGGCCAGATTATTGTAATCCAGTTGCTCTACATCGCACTTTTTGCACTTTTGTTCAAGCTACTCTATCAGCATGCTGTCAGTGTAACGGTCATTCAGGGAGGTTAA
- a CDS encoding ABC transporter permease — protein sequence MNKLWIVTFQTYWRQVKSWSFVTLVFMPFIFIGVSILFGLVGGNSADSTNSDQQIAVISQNAQLRQSFIKSNKNLVDADIKTATAAHKKLASQDIDGYLVLKLEHHQLQATYHGAGSVDDELKAKVMNYAQKLQGQINLQRASLTPQQAQALAQKPRYQEILQRAHSKGDNKLAQYISLVVLIFMSYMILILYSSVTAQEIAAEKGSKIMEIIFSSTTAAKYFFGKILGIFGVILTQVAIYILGGAAIYQWALHASQTAPFMHDNQHLINEVLGNLLNVNLLFVILGVVIYIILAAFSGALVAKVEDSSKAASWISFLVMLAFIVTFMFINQPDQLLAQIMSYVPLFSSFVMPLRIISGHVGTLEISISLAILVISELALMVYISKIYQGLILQTEDTSFWKRLKRGLSYSKA from the coding sequence ATGAATAAGCTGTGGATTGTTACTTTTCAAACATATTGGCGCCAGGTCAAGTCCTGGTCCTTTGTAACGCTAGTCTTTATGCCCTTTATTTTCATTGGTGTGTCGATTCTCTTTGGGTTGGTCGGTGGTAACTCAGCCGATTCTACTAATTCGGACCAACAAATTGCCGTAATTAGTCAGAACGCCCAATTACGGCAAAGTTTCATCAAGTCGAATAAGAACTTGGTTGACGCTGATATTAAGACCGCAACAGCTGCCCATAAAAAGCTGGCTAGCCAAGACATTGACGGTTATCTGGTGCTCAAGCTTGAGCACCACCAGCTACAAGCCACCTACCACGGAGCTGGGAGTGTTGATGATGAGCTCAAGGCTAAGGTAATGAACTATGCGCAAAAGTTGCAGGGACAAATCAACCTGCAACGGGCCAGCCTAACTCCGCAGCAAGCGCAGGCGTTAGCCCAAAAGCCGCGCTACCAAGAAATTCTGCAGCGGGCTCACAGCAAAGGTGATAACAAGCTAGCACAATACATTTCACTTGTTGTGCTAATATTCATGAGTTACATGATTCTGATCTTGTATAGCAGTGTGACTGCCCAGGAGATTGCTGCCGAAAAGGGTAGCAAGATCATGGAAATCATCTTTTCCAGTACAACGGCTGCCAAGTATTTCTTCGGTAAGATTCTGGGCATCTTCGGCGTTATCCTGACGCAAGTGGCCATCTACATTCTGGGCGGCGCGGCCATCTATCAGTGGGCGTTGCACGCCAGCCAGACCGCACCCTTCATGCATGATAACCAGCATCTTATTAATGAAGTATTGGGCAATCTGCTTAATGTCAATCTGCTGTTTGTCATCTTGGGCGTGGTTATCTACATCATCCTGGCAGCCTTTTCCGGCGCCTTGGTTGCTAAAGTGGAAGACTCTTCCAAGGCAGCCTCCTGGATTAGCTTCCTCGTGATGCTGGCCTTCATTGTCACCTTCATGTTCATCAATCAGCCGGATCAGCTTTTAGCCCAAATCATGTCCTATGTACCGCTCTTTTCATCCTTTGTGATGCCGCTCCGGATTATTAGTGGTCATGTTGGTACACTGGAAATTAGTATCTCGCTAGCTATCTTGGTAATCAGCGAACTGGCCCTAATGGTCTACATTAGTAAGATTTACCAAGGCCTGATTCTGCAAACCGAAGACACTAGTTTTTGGAAGCGGCTAAAGCGTGGGCTGTCATATAGTAAGGCATAA
- a CDS encoding TetR/AcrR family transcriptional regulator translates to MSRGFTEEEKKELKERLIQVFIEELNHQKISSINIDDLVKKVGIAKGSFYHFFKSKDDLFAEVINKIQDNIINKSTYLAEEDKLPAKDRLKKILLYLVATIGQYPWIKQLSNVEYAKLIRRLPDDAKEKLRQKDITDLTRILEILNLKTVYPYENITVMVQIIFSSALNKDDYGDKYDESIKILVDILIDHIFTERR, encoded by the coding sequence ATGAGTAGAGGTTTTACTGAAGAAGAGAAAAAAGAACTAAAAGAACGATTAATTCAAGTATTTATTGAGGAATTAAATCATCAAAAAATAAGTTCAATTAACATAGATGACTTAGTTAAAAAAGTTGGTATTGCCAAGGGCTCCTTTTATCATTTTTTCAAGTCAAAGGACGATCTTTTTGCAGAAGTGATTAATAAAATTCAAGACAATATTATTAATAAGTCAACTTATCTTGCTGAGGAGGATAAACTTCCGGCCAAAGACAGACTAAAAAAGATCCTGCTTTACTTGGTTGCCACTATTGGTCAATACCCCTGGATTAAACAATTATCTAATGTTGAATACGCCAAGCTAATTCGCCGCTTACCTGATGATGCAAAGGAAAAGCTACGGCAAAAAGACATTACGGATTTAACCAGAATTTTGGAGATTCTTAACTTAAAAACGGTTTATCCTTATGAAAACATTACCGTTATGGTTCAGATTATCTTTTCCTCAGCATTAAATAAAGACGATTATGGCGATAAATACGATGAATCAATCAAAATATTGGTTGACATATTAATTGATCATATTTTTACAGAAAGAAGATGA
- a CDS encoding ABC transporter ATP-binding protein, which translates to MLQVEHLSKNFGAVHALQDVNFTIQPGQIMGLIGQNGAGKTTTFHSILNFLHYAGQITWEDAPITESTFNSIGYLPEERSLMPKMTIEEQIVYLAQLKGCRGKEIRGQIDSWLERFEVKGKKSDKIKTLSKGNQQKVQLICTLIHQPKLIILDEPFSGLDPVNTDVLKRTIAEVKDQQAAIIFSSHDMTNVEEICDTLTMLKDGQVVLNGDLETVRDSFGKTEIYVKTAKTRAELAELPHVQAVEQQQANRYLLRLDDEAKGAEVFQAVTEGQYIEEFRQQPPTLDEIFRMKAGEKNE; encoded by the coding sequence AACATTTAAGCAAGAACTTTGGGGCCGTGCATGCACTTCAAGATGTCAACTTTACCATTCAACCCGGACAGATTATGGGCCTAATTGGCCAAAATGGTGCGGGTAAAACGACGACCTTTCACAGTATCTTAAACTTTCTTCATTATGCTGGGCAAATAACTTGGGAGGATGCTCCCATCACCGAGTCCACTTTCAATTCGATTGGCTACCTACCGGAAGAGCGGAGCCTGATGCCAAAGATGACCATCGAGGAGCAAATCGTCTACTTGGCCCAACTGAAAGGCTGTAGGGGGAAGGAGATTCGGGGACAGATTGATTCCTGGCTTGAGCGCTTCGAAGTTAAGGGCAAGAAGAGTGACAAGATTAAAACCCTGTCCAAGGGTAACCAACAAAAAGTCCAGCTGATCTGTACCTTAATCCACCAGCCCAAGCTGATTATTTTGGACGAGCCCTTTAGCGGCCTTGACCCAGTCAACACCGACGTGCTCAAGCGCACAATTGCCGAGGTCAAGGACCAGCAGGCGGCCATTATCTTTTCTAGTCATGATATGACTAATGTTGAAGAGATTTGTGATACCTTGACCATGCTCAAAGATGGCCAAGTAGTCTTGAACGGTGACTTGGAAACGGTTCGTGATTCCTTTGGTAAAACCGAGATCTATGTTAAGACAGCTAAGACCCGGGCAGAGCTGGCCGAGCTCCCACATGTGCAAGCGGTCGAGCAGCAACAAGCTAACCGCTACCTGCTGCGCCTTGACGATGAAGCTAAGGGCGCTGAAGTCTTCCAGGCGGTCACTGAGGGTCAGTATATCGAGGAATTTAGGCAGCAACCGCCAACCTTAGACGAGATTTTTAGGATGAAAGCTGGTGAAAAAAATGAATAA
- a CDS encoding LysR family transcriptional regulator, with the protein MELRVLNYFVAVAQEETMTRAATKLLISQPALSRQISDLETELGVKLFNRKTRHLTLTPDGQYLLGQAQKILGLTAKTKNDLQSTSFVSGDLTIAAGESSGMQPVMNVISSIIKDHPTVKIHLLSGDYHYTTQKLNSGDADFAIIIGDVPLNNYASLTLPQKDDWGVLMRPDDPLAQKSTIRPQDLVCRSVLNSQQAQTLQIFQNWLGNYSSCVNFIGTYNLYFNGTMMVKNHAALMFALDNLADTSQESGLVFKHLTPALGQSVKVAWKQEVSLSPVAELFIKRLKDTLFTSRSA; encoded by the coding sequence ATGGAACTAAGAGTTTTAAATTATTTTGTAGCGGTTGCCCAAGAGGAAACCATGACCCGCGCTGCCACTAAATTGTTGATTTCCCAGCCTGCTCTATCAAGGCAAATCTCTGACCTTGAGACTGAACTAGGGGTCAAATTATTCAACCGCAAGACGCGGCATTTAACCCTAACCCCCGATGGCCAATATTTGTTAGGACAAGCCCAGAAAATCCTCGGACTAACCGCTAAAACCAAGAATGACCTGCAATCAACTTCCTTTGTCAGCGGCGATTTGACCATTGCCGCAGGCGAAAGCAGCGGCATGCAGCCCGTTATGAATGTCATCAGCAGTATTATCAAAGACCATCCTACCGTAAAAATCCACTTGCTCAGTGGCGATTACCACTACACGACACAGAAATTAAATAGCGGTGACGCCGACTTCGCTATTATCATTGGTGATGTGCCCCTCAATAACTACGCCTCTCTTACCCTGCCTCAAAAAGACGATTGGGGTGTCTTAATGCGCCCTGATGATCCATTAGCCCAGAAGAGTACAATTAGGCCACAAGACCTAGTTTGTCGGTCAGTCCTCAACTCCCAACAAGCCCAAACCTTACAAATTTTCCAGAATTGGCTCGGTAATTATTCTTCCTGCGTCAACTTCATTGGTACCTATAACCTCTACTTCAATGGTACAATGATGGTCAAAAATCATGCTGCGCTAATGTTCGCCTTGGACAATCTGGCTGATACGTCGCAGGAATCCGGGCTAGTTTTTAAGCACTTGACCCCTGCATTGGGCCAGTCCGTCAAGGTGGCTTGGAAGCAAGAAGTCAGCCTCTCACCGGTTGCTGAACTATTCATTAAACGACTTAAGGACACCCTCTTTACTAGCAGATCGGCTTAG
- a CDS encoding ABC transporter permease, which translates to MRYLKLQLTYMKVNLKSLAIYDLDFYFAIVGMIIQNVLNIVALRFIFNIVPRIKGYSFDQLLLTYALATLAWSIFRCFFINALNISDYIHKGSLDTILIKPVNPLFQLINERVDEDSWGDLLVSLLLLVLVDSRLHNPWYITVMFIFIAIFTSLIFLSLAVLGNLVSLFSNGLSDLAETTFDFFEMSKYPLAIYSGGLKFILTFILPLGWVASIPQERIAQRHEWGWLAIIPVVCLVFFVLIYQLWRLFLKKYQSTGS; encoded by the coding sequence ATGCGCTATTTAAAACTACAATTGACCTATATGAAGGTCAACCTCAAATCTCTGGCGATCTATGACCTTGATTTTTACTTTGCAATTGTGGGGATGATTATTCAGAATGTGCTAAATATTGTAGCGCTTCGCTTTATTTTTAATATTGTTCCGCGCATTAAGGGGTATAGCTTTGACCAGCTTCTGCTGACCTATGCACTAGCGACGCTGGCTTGGTCAATTTTTCGCTGCTTCTTTATTAATGCGTTGAATATTTCTGATTACATTCACAAGGGTTCGCTTGATACCATTTTGATCAAGCCTGTCAACCCGCTTTTTCAGCTGATTAACGAGCGGGTTGATGAGGATTCCTGGGGAGACTTGTTGGTGTCGTTACTATTATTAGTGCTTGTCGACAGCCGGCTGCATAATCCCTGGTATATTACCGTAATGTTTATTTTTATAGCCATCTTCACCTCGCTGATCTTTTTAAGTTTGGCTGTTTTGGGTAATTTGGTGTCACTATTTTCAAACGGTCTTTCCGATTTAGCTGAAACTACTTTTGACTTCTTTGAAATGAGCAAGTATCCGTTAGCAATTTATTCGGGTGGGTTAAAATTCATTTTGACCTTTATCCTACCGCTCGGTTGGGTAGCATCAATCCCCCAGGAGCGTATCGCCCAACGTCATGAATGGGGCTGGTTGGCCATTATTCCGGTCGTCTGCCTGGTCTTTTTTGTACTCATCTACCAATTATGGCGCCTGTTTCTAAAAAAATACCAAAGTACTGGAAGCTAA